The proteins below are encoded in one region of Rhizobium sp. 9140:
- a CDS encoding NAD-dependent epimerase/dehydratase family protein, with amino-acid sequence MKIAVMGGDGFIGWPTALHLSEAGHDVHILDNLSRRWIDTELGVQSLTPMDSIQERTRIWHAETGRRIHFNLIDLGRDYELLKNWLAEHRPDAVIHFAEQRAAPYSMKSDRHKNYTVNNNVSATHNLLNALVELHLDAHLVHLGTMGVYGYSTVGAAIPEGYLPVGITTQSGETVSQDILYPANPGSIYHMTKCLDQLLFQFYAKNDALRITDLHQGIVWGTHTEQTRRHEQLVNRFDYDGDYGTVLNRFLIQAAIGYPLTVHGTGGQTRAFIHIQDSVRCIELALKNPPQRGSRVEIFNQMTETHRVRDLARMIGDMTGAEIAWLPNPRKEAPENDLVVKNDKFLDLGLAPTKLKDGLLSEIVDVAKKYAYRVDRSRVPAVSAWTKDIAAKIVHDPEGRRLKSVS; translated from the coding sequence ATGAAGATTGCAGTGATGGGCGGAGACGGTTTCATCGGCTGGCCGACGGCCCTGCACCTGTCCGAGGCGGGCCACGACGTCCACATCCTCGACAATCTCTCGCGCCGGTGGATCGACACGGAACTCGGCGTGCAGTCCCTGACACCGATGGACTCCATCCAGGAGCGCACGCGCATCTGGCATGCCGAGACGGGGCGCCGCATCCATTTCAACCTGATCGACCTCGGTCGGGACTACGAGCTTCTGAAAAACTGGCTGGCCGAGCATCGCCCGGATGCCGTGATCCACTTCGCCGAACAGCGCGCCGCGCCCTATTCGATGAAGAGCGACCGGCACAAGAACTACACGGTCAACAACAACGTCTCGGCAACGCACAACCTGCTCAACGCGCTGGTGGAACTGCACCTCGACGCGCATCTGGTGCATCTGGGAACCATGGGCGTCTATGGATATTCGACGGTGGGCGCCGCGATCCCCGAGGGTTATCTGCCCGTCGGCATCACCACGCAGAGCGGCGAGACGGTAAGTCAGGATATTCTTTACCCGGCTAATCCAGGCTCGATCTACCACATGACCAAGTGCCTCGATCAGCTGCTGTTCCAGTTCTACGCCAAGAACGACGCGTTGCGCATCACCGACCTGCATCAGGGCATCGTCTGGGGTACGCATACCGAGCAGACCCGGCGCCACGAGCAGCTGGTCAACCGCTTCGACTATGATGGCGACTACGGCACGGTGCTGAACCGCTTCCTGATACAGGCCGCCATCGGCTATCCCCTCACCGTGCACGGCACGGGCGGGCAGACCCGGGCCTTCATCCACATTCAGGACTCCGTGCGCTGCATCGAGCTGGCCCTGAAGAACCCGCCGCAGCGGGGATCGCGTGTCGAGATCTTCAACCAGATGACCGAGACGCACCGGGTGCGCGATCTTGCCCGGATGATCGGCGACATGACCGGCGCCGAGATCGCCTGGCTGCCGAACCCGCGCAAGGAAGCGCCGGAGAACGACCTTGTGGTGAAGAACGACAAGTTCCTCGACCTCGGCCTCGCCCCGACGAAGCTCAAGGACGGCCTGCTGTCGGAGATCGTCGATGTGGCGAAGAAATACGCCTATCGCGTCGATCGCAGTCGCGTTCCCGCCGTTTCCGCCTGGACGAAGGACATCGCCGCAAAGATCGTCCATGACCCGGAAGGGCGCCGGCTGAAATCGGTTTCATGA
- a CDS encoding DUF2945 domain-containing protein: MKKFAKGTTVSWKWGQGTAEGKVDESFTEDVERTIKGHKIKRKASTDEPAYLISQEDGAHVLKSHSELRAN, encoded by the coding sequence ATGAAGAAATTTGCAAAAGGCACTACGGTGTCATGGAAATGGGGACAGGGCACGGCGGAAGGGAAGGTGGACGAAAGCTTCACCGAGGATGTCGAGCGCACCATCAAGGGTCACAAGATCAAGCGCAAGGCCTCGACCGACGAGCCGGCCTACCTCATCAGTCAGGAAGACGGCGCGCATGTGCTGAAGAGCCATTCGGAACTGCGTGCGAACTGA
- a CDS encoding NUDIX hydrolase, with translation MSKRKMVRLDAGNKRFNFRIAGLGFRDGHVLVHRAVHETFWTFPGGRAEIGETSEATLRREMQEELGVDVTVERLLWTVENFFHYEARDFHEIGFYYLMTVPPVFPFHATEIVHRNRDGKSDLEFKWVPATVAALRALDIPPYFIAEEIETLPETSRHIVWHDGDLDLI, from the coding sequence ATGAGCAAACGCAAGATGGTCCGGCTCGATGCCGGCAACAAACGGTTCAATTTCCGGATCGCGGGGCTGGGTTTTCGCGACGGGCATGTCCTTGTCCACCGGGCCGTGCACGAGACGTTCTGGACATTTCCGGGCGGTCGCGCCGAAATCGGCGAGACGTCCGAAGCAACCCTTCGTCGCGAGATGCAGGAGGAACTGGGCGTCGATGTCACCGTCGAGCGCCTCTTGTGGACGGTCGAGAATTTCTTCCATTACGAGGCGCGCGATTTCCACGAGATCGGCTTCTACTATCTGATGACCGTGCCTCCGGTCTTTCCGTTCCACGCCACCGAGATCGTGCATCGCAACCGCGACGGCAAGAGCGATCTGGAGTTCAAATGGGTGCCTGCGACTGTCGCAGCACTGCGCGCGCTCGATATTCCGCCCTATTTCATTGCCGAGGAGATCGAGACATTGCCCGAGACCAGCCGGCATATCGTCTGGCACGATGGCGATCTCGACCTCATCTGA
- the pal gene encoding peptidoglycan-associated lipoprotein Pal, with protein MSRIHVPAAGRLQSLARNPVAIALFMSLAIAGCASKKNNMPNDAAGLGLGAGSATPGSQQDFTVNVGDRIFFDTDSSSIRADAQATLSRQAQWLAKYPNYQITVEGHADERGTREYNLALGARRAAAAKEFLASQGVPAGRMRTISYGKEKPVAVCDDISCWSQNRRSVTVLGGGNM; from the coding sequence ATGAGCCGCATTCACGTCCCGGCCGCAGGCCGCCTCCAGTCCCTCGCGCGCAACCCCGTCGCGATCGCCCTGTTCATGTCGCTGGCCATTGCCGGCTGCGCCTCCAAGAAAAACAACATGCCGAACGACGCCGCCGGCCTCGGCCTCGGGGCCGGCTCGGCAACGCCTGGTTCGCAGCAGGACTTCACGGTCAATGTCGGCGACCGCATCTTCTTCGACACGGACAGCTCGTCCATCCGCGCCGACGCACAGGCAACCCTGTCGCGCCAGGCACAGTGGCTCGCCAAGTACCCGAACTACCAGATCACGGTCGAAGGCCATGCCGACGAACGCGGCACCCGCGAATACAACCTTGCGCTCGGCGCCCGCCGCGCTGCCGCTGCCAAGGAGTTCCTCGCGAGCCAGGGCGTTCCCGCCGGCCGCATGCGCACCATCTCCTACGGCAAGGAAAAGCCGGTCGCCGTTTGCGACGACATTTCCTGCTGGTCGCAGAACCGCCGCTCGGTCACCGTTCTCGGCGGCGGCAACATGTAA
- a CDS encoding NAD-dependent epimerase/dehydratase family protein codes for MRILVSGATGIVGRFVVEHLLAQGHEVLAGVRAATHTLPFSRPVETTLLSLDPDATLPDFDGCDALVHAAFQHLPGRYRGGEGNDPDGFRRANLHGSVRLFEAAKHAGVRRCIFLSSRAVYGRQPDGILLTEDMTPAPESLYGIVKWEAEQALRALSGEDFVTASLRATGVYGLLSDLPHKWETLARDYLSGRPVEDRVGTEVHGDDLAAAILLLLTTDATLVSGRAFNASDLLMSHHDVLSELQQATACVHPLPKPLDKSLFHPMDTSRLRSLGWHPGGTERFRADIAALSEHLTDNR; via the coding sequence ATGCGGATTCTGGTCTCGGGCGCAACAGGCATCGTCGGTCGCTTCGTGGTGGAGCATCTGCTCGCACAGGGCCATGAGGTGCTGGCCGGCGTCAGGGCGGCGACGCACACCCTGCCCTTCTCACGCCCTGTCGAGACCACGCTCCTCTCGCTCGATCCCGACGCGACCCTGCCCGACTTCGACGGATGCGATGCTCTGGTCCATGCCGCCTTCCAGCACCTGCCCGGCCGATATCGCGGTGGCGAGGGCAACGACCCCGATGGCTTCCGGCGCGCCAACCTTCACGGCTCCGTGCGCCTGTTCGAAGCGGCGAAACACGCCGGCGTCCGGCGCTGCATCTTTCTGTCCAGCCGCGCCGTCTATGGCCGTCAGCCGGATGGCATTCTCCTGACGGAGGATATGACGCCCGCACCCGAGAGCCTGTACGGTATCGTCAAATGGGAAGCAGAACAGGCGCTGCGTGCCTTGAGCGGAGAGGATTTCGTGACGGCCAGCCTCCGCGCCACAGGCGTTTACGGCCTGCTTTCCGATCTGCCGCACAAATGGGAAACGCTTGCGCGGGACTACCTCTCCGGCCGGCCGGTCGAGGATCGCGTCGGCACCGAGGTCCATGGTGACGATCTGGCGGCTGCGATCCTCCTTCTTCTCACGACGGACGCCACGCTTGTCAGTGGCCGGGCGTTCAACGCTTCCGACCTCCTGATGAGCCACCACGACGTCCTCTCCGAACTTCAGCAGGCCACCGCTTGCGTTCATCCGCTACCCAAGCCTCTGGACAAAAGCCTGTTCCATCCGATGGACACAAGCCGCCTGCGTTCGCTCGGCTGGCATCCCGGCGGGACCGAGCGTTTCCGCGCCGACATCGCAGCCCTTTCGGAACATCTGACAGACAACCGGTGA
- a CDS encoding metallophosphoesterase, whose amino-acid sequence MLSRRGLLKTLSAFVLAALSAGAYAVGIEPRGRPRVVTHRMTPPGWPQGLVLRLVLVSDIHACDPYMPASRIAEIAHQANGLGGDMILLLGDFLSGMRLGSPVPPEAWGEALRPLRAPLGVHAILGNHDWLDDPQAMESGRPVTVQAVLDRLGVPLYNNRAVRLEKDGHAFWLAGLADQLFPAAGLDDLAGTLASVTDAAPVILMAHEPDIFPAVPARVAVTLSGHTHGGQIRLFGYSPVVPSRFGSRYAYGHIVEDGRHLVVSGGLGTSILPVRLGSPPEITVVELG is encoded by the coding sequence GTGCTCTCCCGGCGCGGGCTCCTGAAGACGCTCAGTGCGTTCGTGCTGGCGGCCTTGTCCGCCGGCGCCTACGCTGTCGGCATCGAGCCGCGCGGCCGTCCCCGTGTCGTCACGCACCGGATGACGCCGCCGGGCTGGCCGCAGGGTCTGGTGCTGCGGCTCGTTCTGGTCAGCGATATTCATGCCTGCGACCCTTACATGCCCGCATCGCGGATCGCCGAGATCGCGCATCAGGCGAATGGCCTTGGCGGCGACATGATCCTGTTGCTCGGGGACTTTCTTTCGGGCATGCGGCTGGGATCGCCGGTGCCGCCGGAGGCCTGGGGCGAGGCGTTGCGGCCGTTGCGCGCGCCGCTCGGCGTACACGCCATTCTCGGCAATCACGACTGGCTGGACGATCCGCAGGCCATGGAGAGCGGCAGGCCCGTGACCGTTCAGGCCGTGCTCGATCGTCTCGGCGTGCCGCTCTACAACAATCGCGCCGTGCGCCTCGAAAAGGACGGGCACGCCTTCTGGCTGGCCGGTCTTGCGGATCAGCTGTTTCCGGCCGCCGGGCTCGACGATCTCGCCGGCACGCTGGCAAGCGTGACCGACGCCGCACCCGTCATCCTCATGGCGCACGAGCCGGACATCTTCCCGGCCGTCCCCGCACGCGTTGCCGTCACGCTGTCCGGCCACACCCATGGCGGGCAGATCCGCCTGTTCGGCTATTCTCCCGTCGTACCGTCACGCTTCGGCAGTCGCTATGCCTATGGGCATATTGTCGAAGACGGCCGCCATCTTGTCGTGTCCGGCGGGCTTGGTACGTCCATCCTTCCGGTCCGGCTCGGCTCGCCACCGGAGATCACCGTCGTGGAGCTGGGCTGA
- a CDS encoding glycosyltransferase has protein sequence MSGDAAHAFVTLVTNADYAMGAKALCRSIRRTGTRADIVVLHTPAVALDVLAPLGAFDVRLIETDLLPLSDAFNERHARRNVHAAAPFTKGRKPAFHSPLDNFCKLRLWQLTDYERCIFIDADALVLRNIDRLFAYPEFSAAPNVYESLADFHRLNSGVFVAKPTDETFRAMLQRLDMPDAFWPRTDQSFLQAFFPDWHGLPVTMNMLQYVWFALPGLWDWPSIGVLHYQYEKPWETDHPKAEALKPLIDLWHAFHDGTDIPDIARLSGPSFSERAG, from the coding sequence ATGAGCGGAGACGCCGCCCACGCCTTCGTCACGCTGGTGACCAATGCCGATTACGCGATGGGCGCGAAAGCGCTCTGCCGCTCGATCCGCCGGACAGGCACCCGGGCCGATATCGTCGTTCTTCATACGCCGGCAGTCGCTCTGGATGTGCTCGCGCCCTTGGGCGCTTTCGATGTGCGGCTGATCGAAACCGATCTGCTGCCGCTGTCGGACGCGTTCAACGAGCGGCATGCAAGGCGGAATGTCCATGCCGCAGCGCCCTTCACCAAGGGGCGCAAGCCGGCCTTTCATTCGCCGCTCGACAATTTCTGCAAGCTGCGGCTCTGGCAGTTGACGGACTACGAGCGCTGCATCTTTATCGACGCCGATGCTCTGGTTCTGAGGAACATCGACCGGCTTTTCGCCTATCCGGAATTCTCGGCCGCGCCCAACGTCTACGAAAGCCTTGCCGATTTCCACCGGCTGAACTCCGGCGTCTTCGTGGCCAAACCCACCGACGAGACGTTCCGGGCGATGTTGCAAAGGCTGGATATGCCGGACGCGTTCTGGCCCCGCACCGACCAGAGTTTTCTGCAGGCGTTCTTCCCCGACTGGCACGGCCTGCCGGTGACGATGAACATGCTGCAATATGTGTGGTTCGCGCTGCCGGGCCTGTGGGACTGGCCTTCCATCGGCGTGCTGCACTACCAGTATGAAAAGCCGTGGGAGACGGATCACCCGAAGGCGGAGGCGCTGAAACCGCTGATCGACCTCTGGCACGCCTTCCACGACGGCACCGACATTCCCGATATCGCGCGCCTTTCCGGCCCCTCCTTCAGCGAAAGAGCCGGCTGA
- the tolR gene encoding protein TolR, giving the protein MGMAVGGSKGSGGRRGGRGRGRGGKAVMSEINVTPFVDVMLVLLIIFMVAAPMMTVGVPIDLPETQAKALNSDTQPITISVNPAGEIFLQESPITIEEVVPKLEAIAKTGYEERIYVRGDTNADYGTVMKVMARISSAGFKNLGLVTLQETDK; this is encoded by the coding sequence ATGGGTATGGCAGTGGGCGGATCCAAGGGCTCGGGCGGCAGACGCGGCGGGCGTGGACGCGGACGCGGCGGCAAGGCCGTCATGAGCGAAATCAACGTGACGCCCTTCGTGGACGTCATGCTGGTGCTTCTCATCATCTTCATGGTGGCCGCGCCGATGATGACCGTCGGCGTGCCGATCGACCTGCCGGAAACGCAGGCCAAGGCTCTGAATTCCGATACGCAGCCGATCACGATCTCGGTCAATCCGGCCGGCGAGATCTTCCTGCAGGAAAGCCCGATCACCATCGAAGAGGTCGTGCCGAAGCTCGAGGCCATTGCCAAGACCGGCTACGAGGAGCGCATCTATGTGCGCGGCGACACCAATGCGGACTACGGAACGGTCATGAAGGTCATGGCCCGCATCTCGTCCGCCGGCTTCAAGAACCTGGGTCTCGTGACCCTTCAGGAAACGGACAAGTGA
- the ybgC gene encoding tol-pal system-associated acyl-CoA thioesterase, protein MDYSIAGRLGDEGHLLHQRVYYEDTDFSGLVYHARYLHFLERGRTDYLRCLGVEQRALLTADAEGLVFVVHRMEIDFRLPARMDDILTIRTVTEKAGGAKMVLQQQILCDDRLLIAAKVVIAVINAAGRPRRLPEALAAKFLA, encoded by the coding sequence GTGGATTATTCGATTGCGGGTCGGCTGGGCGACGAAGGGCATCTGCTCCACCAGCGGGTCTATTACGAAGATACCGATTTCTCCGGCCTCGTCTATCACGCCCGCTACCTGCATTTCCTCGAGCGCGGCCGCACGGATTATCTGCGCTGCCTCGGCGTCGAGCAGCGCGCTCTCCTGACGGCCGATGCCGAGGGGCTCGTCTTCGTCGTCCACCGTATGGAAATAGACTTCCGCCTGCCGGCCCGCATGGACGATATCCTGACCATTCGCACCGTGACGGAAAAGGCCGGCGGTGCGAAGATGGTGCTGCAACAGCAGATCCTCTGCGACGATCGCCTGCTGATCGCCGCAAAGGTCGTCATCGCCGTCATCAACGCCGCCGGGCGTCCGCGACGCCTGCCGGAAGCGCTGGCCGCAAAATTCCTCGCCTGA
- a CDS encoding cell envelope integrity protein TolA — MKGSIATSAVLHGLVLTWALVSLGSPKPLEVAPVESVPVEIISEMSQIQQGDLKAPMAEKSAPKPSEKPQTLPEAENAGDNDVDMKTPPKPVSKPIENQASAAPPKSEDAPPSPDPVKEEVKPSEKPPAEPATEVAALPAPKEEVKPDPKPDPKPEPEAKAEPTPEPTPTPAEPTPAEAPDAAALPQNVPAPTARPKVEETAAAQTAKTPDRKTDAAPKEQKKTSSQKESDFNADEVAALLNKTESSGGGAKRSQDKAALGGKKTTTGNTLSMSEMDALKGMIQKNWSIIPGMADLQGMIITVTIQLDPQGEIVGQPEVEATGGTPTSQRAMIGSATRAVRRSAPFKLPAEKYDSWQEVVIHFDPSDMLL, encoded by the coding sequence ATGAAGGGCAGCATCGCAACCTCCGCTGTACTTCACGGACTGGTGCTCACCTGGGCACTGGTTTCGCTCGGCAGTCCGAAGCCTCTCGAGGTCGCGCCGGTTGAGTCCGTGCCGGTGGAGATCATCAGCGAGATGAGCCAGATCCAGCAGGGCGACCTCAAGGCGCCCATGGCCGAGAAATCTGCACCCAAGCCCTCCGAAAAGCCCCAGACACTGCCCGAAGCCGAGAATGCCGGCGATAACGACGTCGATATGAAGACGCCGCCGAAGCCGGTTTCCAAGCCGATCGAGAACCAGGCCTCCGCCGCACCGCCGAAGTCGGAAGACGCACCGCCGTCCCCCGATCCGGTGAAGGAAGAGGTCAAGCCGTCCGAAAAGCCGCCCGCCGAACCCGCAACCGAGGTCGCCGCCCTGCCGGCGCCCAAGGAAGAGGTGAAGCCGGACCCCAAGCCCGATCCGAAGCCGGAGCCGGAAGCAAAGGCCGAGCCGACGCCGGAACCGACGCCCACACCCGCCGAGCCGACGCCGGCAGAGGCCCCGGATGCTGCGGCCCTGCCGCAGAACGTGCCGGCCCCGACGGCGCGCCCGAAGGTCGAGGAGACCGCTGCCGCGCAGACCGCCAAGACGCCTGATCGCAAGACGGATGCGGCGCCCAAGGAACAGAAGAAGACGTCGTCCCAGAAGGAAAGCGACTTCAATGCCGACGAGGTGGCAGCCCTCCTCAACAAGACGGAATCCTCCGGCGGCGGCGCCAAGCGCTCGCAGGACAAGGCGGCTCTCGGCGGCAAGAAGACCACGACCGGGAATACGCTGTCGATGAGCGAGATGGACGCGCTGAAGGGCATGATCCAGAAGAACTGGTCGATCATTCCCGGCATGGCGGATCTTCAGGGCATGATCATCACGGTCACGATCCAGCTCGATCCTCAAGGCGAGATCGTCGGCCAGCCCGAGGTCGAGGCGACCGGGGGAACGCCGACCTCGCAGCGCGCCATGATCGGCAGCGCCACGCGCGCCGTGCGCCGCTCCGCGCCCTTCAAGCTGCCTGCCGAGAAGTACGATTCCTGGCAGGAAGTCGTCATCCACTTCGATCCGTCGGACATGCTGCTGTGA
- a CDS encoding glycosyltransferase family 4 protein: MKIAVNARVTKFAMGGQQRVAAEIATRLGPMTEIVPDRPLGGMKAHAWEQVVLPVRARGHLLWSPSATGPVAKGNQVVTLHDVAFLDVPEFFSRSFTAFYKALLPMLVRRAARVVTVSEFSRQRIAATLPIDAGRIDVIPNGVSRHFRPYAAYEIAATRTALDLPERYLLLQATADRRKNLAATLRAWAIAQRALPQEITLVVSGNLGRAHVFGDVASIPDVPRTKLIGYVDEAHMGPLMAGAETFLFPSLYEGFGLPIVEAMACNTPVLTSSATATGEIAGNAAMLVDPLSDTAIADGIVALMRDENLRRRLAAEGLVRAGDFQWDSAAARYCTLFRSLGADI, encoded by the coding sequence ATGAAGATAGCCGTCAACGCCCGGGTCACGAAATTCGCCATGGGTGGCCAGCAGCGGGTTGCTGCCGAGATCGCCACGCGGCTAGGGCCGATGACCGAAATCGTGCCGGATCGCCCGCTCGGCGGCATGAAGGCGCATGCCTGGGAGCAGGTCGTGCTGCCGGTTCGCGCGCGCGGCCATCTCCTCTGGTCGCCATCGGCCACGGGACCCGTCGCCAAGGGAAACCAGGTCGTTACCCTCCACGACGTCGCTTTTCTGGATGTACCCGAATTCTTCTCCCGCTCCTTCACGGCTTTCTATAAGGCGCTGCTGCCGATGCTGGTCCGGCGCGCCGCGCGGGTCGTCACGGTGTCGGAATTCTCGCGCCAGCGGATCGCGGCCACGCTTCCCATCGACGCGGGCCGGATCGACGTTATCCCGAACGGCGTCAGCCGCCATTTCCGCCCTTATGCGGCGTATGAAATCGCCGCCACGCGAACCGCGCTCGACCTGCCCGAACGATACCTTTTGCTCCAGGCCACCGCCGACCGGCGCAAGAACCTGGCAGCGACGCTTCGCGCCTGGGCCATCGCGCAGCGCGCGCTTCCGCAAGAGATCACGCTCGTCGTCTCCGGCAATCTCGGGCGTGCGCACGTGTTCGGCGATGTCGCGTCCATCCCCGACGTGCCGCGCACGAAGCTGATCGGCTATGTCGATGAGGCGCATATGGGGCCGCTGATGGCGGGTGCCGAAACCTTCCTGTTTCCCTCGCTCTACGAGGGCTTCGGCCTGCCGATTGTCGAGGCCATGGCTTGCAACACGCCGGTGCTGACATCGTCGGCCACCGCGACAGGCGAGATCGCGGGCAATGCCGCCATGCTGGTCGATCCCCTGTCCGACACCGCGATCGCGGACGGCATCGTGGCGCTGATGCGCGACGAGAATCTGCGCAGGCGGCTTGCCGCGGAAGGTCTGGTGCGCGCAGGGGATTTCCAGTGGGACAGTGCGGCGGCGCGGTACTGCACGCTTTTCCGCTCGCTCGGTGCGGATATCTGA
- the tolQ gene encoding protein TolQ produces MEQAGLAAVTTDVTLWSLFMEAGFVVKLVMLGLMAASVWTWAIVVDKTIRYARVRRQLDSFEQVFWSGQSLEELYRTLSDRQTSGMGAIFVSAMREWKKSFERGARSPIGLQMRIDRAMDVTLSRESEALEARLGSLATIGSAGPFVGLFGTVIGIMTSFQAIAGSKSTNLAVVAPGIAEALLATAIGLLAAIPAVIAYNKFTADAGKINSRMEGFADEFSAILSRQIDEKLQPRQAAQ; encoded by the coding sequence ATGGAACAGGCTGGATTGGCCGCTGTGACCACGGACGTGACGTTGTGGTCTCTTTTCATGGAGGCCGGCTTCGTCGTGAAGCTGGTCATGCTCGGGCTCATGGCCGCCTCGGTCTGGACCTGGGCCATCGTGGTCGACAAGACCATTCGCTATGCCCGCGTCCGTCGCCAGCTCGATAGTTTCGAGCAGGTGTTCTGGTCGGGCCAGTCGCTGGAAGAGCTCTACCGCACCCTGTCCGACCGCCAGACCTCCGGCATGGGGGCGATCTTCGTCTCGGCCATGCGCGAGTGGAAGAAGAGCTTCGAGCGCGGCGCACGGTCGCCCATCGGTCTTCAGATGCGGATCGACCGGGCGATGGACGTGACGCTCTCGCGCGAGTCCGAGGCGCTGGAAGCGCGGCTCGGCTCGCTTGCCACCATCGGTTCGGCCGGCCCGTTCGTCGGCCTGTTCGGTACCGTCATCGGCATCATGACCTCGTTCCAGGCCATTGCCGGGTCGAAGTCCACCAACCTTGCGGTCGTGGCGCCGGGTATCGCGGAAGCGCTGCTGGCCACCGCCATCGGCCTGCTCGCCGCTATCCCCGCGGTGATCGCCTACAACAAGTTCACGGCGGATGCGGGCAAGATCAACTCCCGCATGGAAGGCTTTGCCGACGAGTTCTCCGCGATCCTGTCGCGCCAGATCGACGAAAAGCTGCAGCCGCGCCAGGCGGCGCAATAA
- the tolB gene encoding Tol-Pal system beta propeller repeat protein TolB, translating into MLRRTFFRLFVALTGLVAAATVPAQARVEININRGNVEPLPIAITDFLQGEMGQKISDVVAADLKRSGLFAPVDRKAFIEKVTNPDAAPRFEDWRVLNVQALVTGRVTQEADGRLKAQFRLWDATAQNQITGQQYFTQPENWRRLAHIIADAIYKEITGEEGYFDTRVVYVAESGPKTARKRQLAIMDQDGANARAITNSNDIVLTPRFSPSRQEITYMSFEGQEPRVYLLQLETGQREVVGNFPGMTFAPRFSPDGQRVIMSLQQEGNANIYTMDLRSRTTTRLTSTPAIDTSPSYSPDGARIVFESDRGGRQQLYVMGADGSGQTRISFGDGSYSTPVWSPRGDLIAFTKQSGGKFSIGVMKPDGSGERILTSGFHNEGPTWAPNGRVLMFFRQDAGAGGPQLYSIDLTGYNEQRVATQGFASDPAWSPLLE; encoded by the coding sequence ATGCTTAGACGCACCTTTTTCCGGCTCTTCGTCGCGCTGACGGGTCTGGTCGCTGCTGCGACCGTGCCTGCGCAAGCGCGCGTCGAGATCAACATCAACCGGGGCAACGTCGAGCCGCTGCCGATCGCCATCACCGACTTCCTGCAAGGGGAGATGGGGCAGAAGATCTCGGACGTCGTGGCGGCCGACCTGAAGCGGTCGGGCCTGTTCGCACCGGTCGACCGCAAGGCCTTCATCGAGAAGGTCACCAACCCGGACGCGGCGCCGCGCTTTGAAGACTGGCGCGTCTTGAACGTGCAGGCGCTCGTCACCGGCCGCGTCACGCAGGAGGCCGATGGCCGCCTGAAGGCGCAGTTCCGCCTGTGGGATGCGACCGCGCAGAACCAGATCACCGGCCAGCAGTACTTCACGCAGCCGGAAAACTGGCGGCGTCTCGCCCACATCATCGCCGATGCGATCTACAAGGAAATCACCGGCGAAGAGGGCTACTTCGATACGCGAGTCGTCTATGTCGCCGAAAGCGGCCCGAAGACGGCCCGCAAGCGCCAGCTTGCCATCATGGACCAGGACGGCGCCAATGCGCGCGCAATCACCAATTCCAACGATATCGTGCTGACGCCGCGCTTCTCGCCGAGCCGCCAGGAAATCACCTATATGTCGTTCGAGGGCCAGGAGCCGCGGGTCTATCTGCTGCAACTGGAGACCGGGCAGCGTGAAGTCGTCGGCAACTTTCCCGGCATGACCTTCGCCCCGCGTTTCTCGCCGGATGGCCAGCGCGTCATCATGAGCCTCCAGCAGGAGGGCAATGCTAATATTTACACGATGGATCTGCGGTCGCGCACCACGACGCGCCTGACCTCGACGCCCGCCATCGACACCTCGCCGTCCTATTCGCCGGACGGCGCGCGGATCGTGTTCGAAAGCGACCGCGGCGGCCGCCAGCAGCTTTACGTCATGGGCGCCGACGGTTCCGGCCAGACGCGTATATCGTTCGGCGACGGTTCCTATTCCACGCCGGTCTGGTCGCCGCGCGGCGACCTCATCGCCTTCACCAAGCAGTCGGGCGGCAAGTTTTCGATCGGCGTGATGAAGCCGGACGGGTCCGGCGAGCGAATTCTCACATCCGGCTTCCACAACGAAGGCCCGACCTGGGCGCCCAACGGCCGCGTGCTGATGTTCTTCCGCCAGGATGCCGGCGCCGGCGGTCCGCAGCTCTATTCCATCGACCTCACCGGCTATAACGAGCAGCGCGTCGCCACTCAGGGCTTCGCCTCCGACCCGGCCTGGTCGCCGCTTCTGGAGTAG